One part of the Huiozyma naganishii CBS 8797 chromosome 13, complete genome genome encodes these proteins:
- the SDS24 gene encoding Sds24p (similar to Saccharomyces cerevisiae SDS24 (YBR214W) and SDS23 (YGL056C); ancestral locus Anc_6.107), translating to MASTVLHDMSLAAKDTLQDTACDPHWAEVSLVTLIEQNKLVFVPGAVSVEEAFNTLVKNHLNSIPVEAYPGDMECLTFDYNDLNSYLLLVLNKIQVNNHAVTEDCQNGKPVPVGEIVKLTPKNPFYKLRESQSLTSVMKILGSGVHRVAITNDEMTIVKGILSQRRLVKYLWDHAAQFRSLERLFNYTLQDLQVGVLNSEFYQPTSRQSRVISINGEEPLVMGLYKMHIERISSIAVIDNQHNLLGNISVADVKHVTRTSQYPLLHKTCRHFISVILNSRGLETGKDSFPVFHVYPTSSLGRTLAKLVATRSHRLWIVQPPEGALSAQTTGNSLSSATSQLMFQGAGEAQENGTATTAGTTTATGPGSIHSATAGATSPNLFEKEYRSGKLIGVVSLTDIINLFVRMTIDSTEVDPQTARRERGSVV from the coding sequence ATGGCGTCTACAGTTTTGCACGACATGTCTCTTGCTGCGAAGGACACACTGCAGGATACTGCGTGCGACCCGCACTGGGCGGAGGTCTCGCTGGTGACTCTGATCGAGCAGAACAAGCTTGTATTCGTTCCAGGGGCCGTTtccgttgaagaagcaTTCAACACTCTAGTGAAGAACCATTTGAACTCTATCCCCGTGGAGGCGTACCCGGGGGACATGGAGTGTCTGACGTTCGACTACAACGACTTGAACTCGTACCTGCTTCtcgttttgaacaaaattcaAGTGAACAACCATGCGGTGACGGAGGACTGTCAGAATGGGAAGCCCGTGCCCGTGGGGGAGATTGTTAAGTTGACCCCGAAGAACCCGTTTTACAAGTTGAGAGAATCGCAATCTTTGACGAGCGTGATGAAGATTTTGGGGTCTGGGGTGCACCGCGTTGCAATCACAAACGACGAGATGACTATCGTTAAGGGGATCCTCTCGCAGCGAAGACTCGTCAAGTACCTGTGGGACCACGCAGCGCAGTTCCGTTCGCTGGAGCGTCTGTTCAATTACACTTTGCAGGACTTGCAAGTTGGTGTCTTGAACTCGGAGTTCTACCAACCGACCTCTCGCCAATCGAGAGTCATCTCTATTAACGGGGAGGAACCCTTGGTCATGGGACTGTACAAGATGCACATCGAGCGGATCTCGTCGATCGCAGTTATCGACAACCAGCATAACCTGCTGGGGAACATCTCCGTCGCCGATGTCAAGCACGTCACTCGGACCTCGCAGTACCCTCTCCTCCACAAGACTTGCCGCCACTTCATCTCCGTGATCCTCAACTCTAGGGGACTCGAGACGGGGAAGGACTCCTTCCCAGTGTTCCACGTGTACCCTACTTCGTCCCTGGGGAGAACTCTGGCCAAGTTGGTCGCTACTAGGTCCCACAGACTCTGGATCGTGCAACCACCAGAGGGAGCCCTCAGCGCGCAGACGACGGGGAACTCGCTCTCCTCTGCGACGTCACAGCTGATGTTCCAAGGCGCGGGGGAAGCACAAGAGAACGGAACCGCTACGACAGCGGGCACCACTACGGCAACGGGACCGGGGAGTATCCACTCGGCGACCGCAGGAGCAACGTCGCCCAACCTCTTCGAGAAGGAGTACCGCTCGGGCAAACTCATCGGTGTCGTGTCCCTCACGGACATCATCAACCTCTTCGTCCGCATGACCATCGACAGCACAGAGGTAGATCCGCAGACGGCCAGAAGAGAGCGCGGAAGCGTCGTGTGA
- the HPC2 gene encoding Hpc2p (similar to Saccharomyces cerevisiae HPC2 (YBR215W); ancestral locus Anc_6.111) codes for MDHQGKALSIAEELAHNRTQSPSQSPPVSQQQQQQQVKQVKISSLLAQQPEVLERSQSSVEATAKQPQKAKKCRSLSSSKKKAPQSTVTPAAATAAATPAPPAPRLLDPPPVTPAAVHSKELTGNSQGPAVVLDVPLYPADGNEYLDENGTVVVNVAKLLNDTAGRPPEETQRALEQEKRAKREQLVTTTTTTAPASTDEPPKKKSHPMKGKSLIGKYDMEDPFIDDTELLWEEQRAATKDGFFVYFGPLIAKGQVASFERINGTMKKGGIRK; via the coding sequence ATGGACCACCAGGGCAAAGCGTTGAGCATCGCAGAGGAACTCGCTCACAACAGGACGCAGTCGCCGTCGCAGTCGCCGCCTGTTtctcagcagcagcagcagcagcaggtgAAGCAGGTCAAGATCTCGTCGTTGCTGGCACAGCAGCCGGAGGTCCTCGAACGGTCGCAGAGCAGCGTTGAGGCGACGGCGAAGCAACCGCAGAAGGCGAAGAAGTGCAGGTCGCTGTCGtcgtcgaagaagaaggcgcCGCAGTCGACTGTCAcgcctgctgctgctactgctgctgctacgCCAGCTCCACCTGCCCCGAGACTTCTGGATCCACCACCAGTGACACCCGCTGCGGTCCACTCGAAGGAACTCACGGGCAACTCGCAGGGGCCAGCAGTCGTGCTGGACGTGCCACTGTACCCTGCCGATGGCAACGAGTACCTCGACGAGAACGGGACCGTCGTGGTCAATGTCGCAAAGCTGTTGAACGACACCGCTGGACGACCCCCAGAGGAGACACAGCGGGCCCTCgaacaagagaagagagCCAAGAGGGAACAACTGGTcactactactaccactactGCCCCGGCAAGCACGGACGAaccaccaaagaagaagtcgcATCCAATGAAGGGCAAATCGCTCATCGGGAAGTACGACATGGAGGATCCCTTCATCGATGACACGGAATTACTTTGGGAGGAGCAACGTGCAGCGACGAAGGACGGGTTCTTCGTGTACTTTGGCCCTCTTATTGCGAAGGGACAGGTAGCATCCTTCGAAAGGATCAATGGGACCATGAAGAAGGGAGGGATACGCAAGTAA